In the Drosophila biarmipes strain raj3 chromosome X, RU_DBia_V1.1, whole genome shotgun sequence genome, one interval contains:
- the LOC108024125 gene encoding YEATS domain-containing protein 4, translating into MSYTNILRQQNVVDDCQRVSCNRGPVSNLYGRCVISRDIVIGCRMEQCDPDLPYMLEPTWSVYLRSDRDGGDLSRFVRRVTFKMSPRLPMRLHVADSAPFEISEVLGSDFPVEVQVQYVDARMSATSYVFRPRVVREGHGGICEEVPDKMIFVNPTPAMRLSLLPVYVPCVSGPPKAKETSETQLERRDSDRKGEQKERDQEQVGDVARQTQPQSALLKKRLSVGGNYTNSHQ; encoded by the coding sequence ATGAGTTACACGAACATCCTGCGCCAGCAAAACGTGGTGGACGACTGTCAGCGAGTAAGTTGCAACCGCGGACCGGTGTCCAATCTCTACGGGCGCTGTGTGATCAGCCGGGATATTGTAATCGGGTGCAGAATGGAACAATGCGATCCAGACTTGCCGTACATGCTGGAGCCCACGTGGAGTGTTTACCTTCGGTCTGATCGTGATGGCGGTGATCTGTCCCGCTTCGTGCGAAGAGTCACTTTTAAGATGTCGCCGCGACTGCCGATGAGATTACACGTGGCGGACAGTGCTCCGTTCGAGATCAGCGAGGTGCTCGGCAGCGACTTCCCTGTGGAGGTGCAGGTGCAGTATGTGGACGCCCGGATGTCAGCCACCTCATACGTATTCCGACCGAGAGTGGTTCGTGAGGGTCATGGCGGAATCTGCGAGGAGGTGCCCGACAAAATGATATTCGTGAATCCCACGCCTGCGATGAGGCTAAGCCTCTTACCCGTTTATGTGCCATGTGTAAGTGGTCCGCCCAAGGCTAAAGAAACCTCCGAGACCCAGTTGGAGCGGCGCGATTCGGATAGGAAGGGTGAGCAGAAGGAACGGGATCAGGAGCAGGTGGGAGATGTGGCACGACAAACGCAACCGCAGTCCGCTCTGCTCAAGAAACGCCTAAGTGTGGGTGGAAACTACACCAACAGCCACcagtaa